From the genome of Clavelina lepadiformis chromosome 2, kaClaLepa1.1, whole genome shotgun sequence:
CTACGGCCAGAAATTTGTGAAGTTGTAACAGAAACTGTTAGATGATGTCGACAGTATTACACTAATTTGCTGCCGAACGCAGCTGGTCACAGAACCAATGTAATGTCattgataaaaacaaatgcatCAGTTGGTGCTGCCGTTTTAGAGTGAACTTCAGTGCGTAATGAACTTCGCTTAATTAGCACTTCCCAGTTCTCCAATCTCACACCTTAATTGCTTGTGTTCATAACTCAGTTGGATAAGTTGGCACCTCTTAGGCCAATAAAAACTAGAataaaattgggtctgttggAAGTTAAGCATCGGCATCTCCCTTGATAGCTCGCTGAcgtgttttttgtggctcttctagctgaatagtaatatccattATTGTTCATTATCCATGCATTGTTTGCCGTACTTGTATTGACACTGCTGGTAATCCCATTAGAACTAGTGTTCTCTGTTTTCGTGTTGTCTACATGTCACTTTGTTTGtgacaaaataattaatttaatcgACCATTCTTGGCAAATAATGTAGAGATTTGATGCTTTTTTGTCTCGATTGGACATGTCTTTTTTAGTAATGAGGAACGCCTTGACACGTCAAAGCGCGACGTACAAACGTATTTGCTGCAAGTGTTTACCTGTTTACCTAACACGGTAACACCATTTTCATTGATTAAGTTGAAGTTCCGTACAAATTTGGCCTATTTTTACAAGGATCGACTTGTATCCAGTGCCCAGCTACAAATTGTATACTTGGGCGAAAATGACATGCTGGCCTAAAGGCTAGGCTACGTGCACTGACGGTTTAGAAACCAAATTAGTTTAACTTTGTTGTAATTTATCGCAAATTTATTTCCAATACCTCTACTTTTCGTCATAAATTATGAAGTTTGACAGCTATGTCAAAactgtttgttttgattgATCTGTTCTGCATATCATAGACCGGCTGTCTGTGCAATGTAAACTACAGAAATCTGTTTCCAAGTAAAGTTATCTTCAGGGAATGCCTAGCAGATGCGCAATGGTAAATATGTGCCCGCTTGCATTTAACGTGTGACAAAAGCTGGCTTGCAGTTATATAAGAAACTGACGATGGCATTACACGCGAAGAAGGTAATCAAGTCATTTTTGTAGTAAGTGTAAGACAAATATTAGTTCGTTTGTGTATTACTTCTGTGAAGTATTATTCTGTGAAGAACATTCCATCTGTGGCTGGACTGATATTGATAAGAAATATCTGATAAGAAACAAGTGTTTGCTATAAGTAAGTCATTTATTTAATAGTTAAGGGCGTATGTGGTATGGTTTagatcagggatgtccaacctgcggcccgcgggccacagtgcggcccgcctgacatttttgtgcggcccgctagtcattttcactacaaaagtatgtacttcatgtacccatttttcttgaaatttgataggttttgcggcccattcaattatttcaagtgacaatgcggcccactataataaaaggttggacatccctggtttagATCTTCAATTTATGGtagttttagttgtttgtAGCATTGTTTCATTGGAACACGGAAGTGACGATCAGTGTTTTCAAAACTATATGTGCATTAATTTGTTTgctgtatagtgcaaatgcaTTAGTTTCATCACCATCATGCCAAGAAAGTGCAAAAATAGTCCAGACTTGCTTTGTTACGTTTGTAGAAATGATACGATTAAAACTCAACAACgaacaaaaatcaactttcGATTGACTTCGATTGCATTCTAATAAAATAATGACTGAGATAGATAgattttaaacttaatttttgaaatggcAACATCTTGTTAAAGGTGACCttagttatttttttgttagctTAAGTTAGGTTGTTTGACTTAGCAAGTAGCACGTTGCCGAGATCAACAAAGAATGTTATGCCAGCCAACAAGTATTCTGAAGCCCAAGAGGCGAAGATACGAATATATCCTTTGGACTAAAGAATGCACTGCTTACTTGAGTTTATAATTTACTATTTACGAATTTTGGCCTATGGCAGAATGGTGATAAGCTAATAAATACAAATTTGTGATTTATATAGCCTTTCGTTACCGTAGACAGCATAGGCGTATGCTAGTATGAAGGTGTATGATAGGGTAGGCTAATCTAGCAATTTTCTGTACGTCATACGTTGACGTaatgggtctagtatacaagtacaCAACCAAAGGATGCCTTTCTGCAGTAGACCCCAGCTATAGCCTactaaattgtgacgtcatctggttgtgcacttgtatactagatccGACTTatttaggttagggttaggctGTAGGTCTAGGATTGCTGGCTCACAGACCGGACTGGCTTAGAAAAAATCCTACACTCCAAACTATTTTTCAGgatttcttgttaacctaacttaaatgttatgacAGGGTAACCCAAACCTAACCTAATTCCTCCTTTTAATCTAAGTCTAACTTTAgttaaaccttaaatagcttaCAATTGAATTTTTACTTAGCTATTCTGCCAGTATTACCTAACTGCCTACCTATAACTATTGGCTGTGTAACCAACttacagtgaaatagtcactctgcACTTAATTAGTTAATATTGCATCCAACTGCTGAATTCACCCACCTCATAGAAAGCTGATTTTCAAgtctaaaataaatttcaatgtcCAGTGCAAAaactataatatatataaatatatcacATAAAAGAAAGGAGTTAAAGAGCCCTTTGTTTATATACTTACGCATTAATTcctttatgtttgtttaaaataaataaatttctttgacAATAAGTTAGGTGATCTTCCATTGTCCAAAAAATTACTTCATTATTATGCTGtgcaaatttgcacaatactaAGACGAGAAATAATATTGCCAAAATTATGAGTGGCAGAGTATTGCTACAATGCTTAAAGGTTTTTGGGTAGATATCCAGTTTTACCTATTTTGGGATGTACCaatttattttagaaaattcATAGACAGCTGCATAGGAGTCTTGTTGGTCAGTAACGCAGTTAGTGGTAGCTGTTTTTACCTGATATTCGATTGGTTAGCTTTCTTGTGTGTCATGtcatgaagaaaatttaagcTGTAAATTGTAGATTATAATAAATTCCCATTTTGTAGTTTAATTTTCATCTCAATAATTTGCATATGCCGTAAGTACTTTTCTCCCAATATCGTAGATACGTCAAGTATTCCCAAATGCTTCTAAAGTTCTTCACACATCACAGCTGCTTGATGATAGTGATGTTGTTGATTTTTATAGACTGGAAATATCCCACAATAGTGCCCAATAGCgtttatatatacaatatatcagatttgtttctttaggttATCCATAGTTTTTTTGTACATGTATTCAGTCTTATGCCTCCAAATCTTCATGTAAAGCTGTGCAGATTGTTGTCCTTGTGGCAACCCCCTGTCTTGCTGAGCAGAATGTTTTCGGTAATGACTTACGGTCGTGTATTAGCAAGAGCGTTTGCAAACTCAGTAAGTCAGGGGGAGTTGGACTACCTTCCAGGTGTCTCTTCATTCTCACAAAGTTCTGTTTATGGAACATCATATTCCAAACCAAACTCGGGTAAAAAAACTAGATGTATATATTGTTGTACTCAAACCATGCATCTGTCATGGAATATTTACAGtatgaaattttgctttatgtaTTGCATAGCTTGTTATGTAGATATCTACTTgcatataattgatatttctAATCATACCACAAAATTATTGGCAGAAAAAcattaagttttaatttgCAGTATTACCATATATTAAAAGTAATTTCATTTGATCATTCCAAAAGCTATGAAAATTTCGTTTCAGCACCATCCACCAATCCATTTAGACTTGTGTCTGCTGTGAGTGGATTTTCTAAGTTTGACTCCCCTCTTCGAAGATCTTCTAGAATACCACCAAGAGCAGTTTCAATTTTGGATAAAAGATTATATGGAGATGATGCATGCTTTGTAACCTATCACAACACAACAGATGTGTTAggtgaaataaaacattcttTTTTCATTATATTGTTGGCCAACAATTTTATCTTATAACCTCATTAGCACTCTGCTGATATATTGTCTGGGTGCCTTTACATGTGTTGCTCTTTAACTTCAAAGGCTTTAACACTATGGCTACAGGAAAATGTTCTGACCCTTATATTTGCATTGTGCATGCATAAAGTTGCTGTAAAACATAGATGAATTACACAACATGGAtggtgcaaagttttttaaaggcatcttcaaaacaatttataaatttgGCATTAGGAAGGTCTGAAACCACAAAATTTATCTGGAACCAGAAGTTTGAAGGAAATTGTTTTCTGCAACGTCCTATTATTGATCTCTTACTGTACTGTGATATGTTGGACGTTACGTACAGGGGTTGCTGATGGTGTTGGTGGATGGAGAAACTATGGCATTGATCCATCACAATTCTCTAAAAAGTTGATGGAAGCTTGTGAGATGTTGGTGAAAACTGGAAGGTTTGTTCCAAACCAACCATCAGAACTTCTTGCTTCTGGATACAAGGAACTGTTAGAAGACAAAGCTCCTTTGGCAGGTTTGGGCCATTTTTTAGGCTAATTGgtttacaaattttgtgcAATGTTAATGACGGCGGCATGTAAGCTTGTTTTTGTTGGTCTGATAGTATCATTTTTGACTACACTATAgtctatagcaggggtggccagaccggcttcatgctcgagccgcatataacaaattccagttttaaaagagccacaacacaaacacaataaaaattcgaatttattcactcacaacgaagtgtagctattgataaacattagtgctgcgtggtgatactatgagtcttcaccaactctttttgcaattattagtataacgtaaccaagacttaaaactaggtcagccctgacgtacagcttcaatctgacagtgtttaactacagtgtataagttagcacacttcggTACAATAATGTagtttttggagtgtaatttcattattactaacaatgagtccattgttactacgtgtgatagaacgcattgtttcataatctgatcaaacaactcgtcttgaccgggaaaatgcatgtctaattcaacaatgctaattcattaaagagccgcaattgaaggctcaaagagccgcagtttggccacccctggtctatagTGTAGTTTGTGTAGACGACACTATAATCTGATGTTTTTGTATACTATCTACTATACTACTATATGGTAAGCTATGTAATGGAAATACCTTGTTTTAAAGTGAAGTGAAGTGAAGTGAAGGGAATGCTTGCTTTGTAAACAAATCTTTCAGTTGTGAAAGCAGATAACTGTAATAGCAAGCTATTAGACCATTTGATCTTTACACAGTCACAAGGTCGTATTTATACCTTATGCTTAAGCAAGGTCATCCTTATTAGCAGTGATTTCTTTGTGTGCATTGAGGCATGTCTATTGCTCAGACTGGCTCAGATAATGCAATGTATCCCCTAAGGACTTGAATTTAATTTGATGCGTTCtaaatttgttatttgaagcactttaaaaaaatttatttcctcCCTATAGATAGGAAGTTCAATTTGGTTGATATTGATagatatttatttaaattatattacaagctatttcaataaacatgctttattttgataaaaaaactgGCAGTGGTCCGGCTTAATTCACAATCTTAAACATAAAACTAGTGGGCAGTAGTATAATACTTTCTGGAAGCAAAAGCGATATAACAACTGCAATGAAAAGTGTTGTGTGTTCATGTCCGTACTCTCAACTCGTGTTATAGCACCTCAGCCTGAcagatttttcaatttgatatGGGAAAAgcagtatatattatatatttgcCTTTTATCCTGACGCTTGTAAAAGTTATTGCATGCAATCTTACGTCTTATTGTATCATTTTGGATGGTGTCATATCCTATTTGCCAGAGTTTCAGATAGTATGAAAGTTATACCTAATGGTATACTAAGGGAATAACTTGTAATCAGATCGATTGATTAAAGTATCATGCATTGTGTCATTGAAAATGAAGTGTTTTCGACAAATACGTTTTTTATCACAAATGTATCTTGACTTTTTATATCTTACATCAAGTCTTATGATACCATTTATATGAAGTACTTGTGTGTTTACTAAGTTTAGTTCTGTAGGTCAACTTTTTTTATGAATGCAGTGACAAAGCGATGTTACCAGAAAATAAGAAactgtatgatatatataactatattCCAGTATATGGTACATAATAAATTTTGCCTTGAGTTCTAAAGTACATTGAAACATTCATACTATTGGCAGGCAGCAGCACTGCATGCATAGTCATACTTGACAGAACCAAGCAGACTTTGCACACTGCCAACCTCGGAGATTCGGGCTTCATGATAGTGAGGCAAGGAGAGGTGATCCACCGTTCCACTGAACAGCAACACACATTTAATACACCATATCAACTTTCAATGCCGCCTGAAGAACATCGTGGAGAAGTGCTTCATGATGCGTGAGTAAATGGGGTCCAATTTTATAGAATTTGACTAACGTGTATCCTTGTCAAGGATATTTCCTATTGCATATTGTCAAGCAACCCTTGGTGCAAGGAATAGGCCACAGCATaagaacataaaaatttaaatcttgctaactacagttttttaacgttttgaCCTTGGTAAGATGTCCTTGGCATTGCATTGACTTTGTAACATTACAAACACTAACTTTATGGCACTTTAGTGTAACCAGAAAGTTTTATATCCGGCTGTAATGTCATATTGACTGTGCAAAATGACTTTAGCGCTATGATTTACGCTGTTATTGGTTATTAATTCTTAAATTGTGTGCTAGTTTCCTGGACTTTTGCTTTACTTTGCCTTGATTATGCTgatgattaattattgtttataAACATTACAGGgtgataaacattttatatttagaGTCACACATAGGTGTATGAGTTTAATCGGTTATTATTTCTGTATCTCTCTAGGGCAGAAGATGCTGATACGACCTCATTTGACCTTGAACTTGGTGACATCATACTAACTGCAACAGATGGTTTATTTGATAATATGCCTGATAGCgttattttaaaagaattatCTAGGCTTAAGGTATAATGTTTTTAATCATTTGTTGACCTCCAAATTGTATTGTaagattaaatattttttaaattatgtctGGATTTCAAGACAATCCTTGTGTGTTTTGTCACGTATTACAGCAAAAATTTAACAGCTCAGTGTTATTATGACCTAATTTAACATGACGTTTTGCATACATTGTGCTCTAGTAGCTGTGCCAATATTTTTAGGATATACGTATACATTTTATTATCACAACCAACCTGTTTCAACAAATACATGCATATATTAGTTTAACTTCGCCAACTTGCATTAAATTTGCGgttgtattgtttatatttcaggATAGTAAATATGAAAGTATAAAGCATACTGCGTGGAGCATTGCGGAACAGGCACGTGACCTGTCATACGATCCCGACTACTTGTCTCCGTTTGCAAAGCAAGCTAGATTAAATGGTTATGATGTAACAGGTATGACAAAtgat
Proteins encoded in this window:
- the LOC143445911 gene encoding protein phosphatase PTC7 homolog, which gives rise to MPPNLHVKLCRLLSLWQPPVLLSRMFSVMTYGRVLARAFANSVSQGELDYLPGVSSFSQSSVYGTSYSKPNSAPSTNPFRLVSAVSGFSKFDSPLRRSSRIPPRAVSILDKRLYGDDACFVTYHNTTDVLGVADGVGGWRNYGIDPSQFSKKLMEACEMLVKTGRFVPNQPSELLASGYKELLEDKAPLAGSSTACIVILDRTKQTLHTANLGDSGFMIVRQGEVIHRSTEQQHTFNTPYQLSMPPEEHRGEVLHDAAEDADTTSFDLELGDIILTATDGLFDNMPDSVILKELSRLKDSKYESIKHTAWSIAEQARDLSYDPDYLSPFAKQARLNGYDVTGGKPDDITVLLSMVTGASE